From Flavobacteriales bacterium, the proteins below share one genomic window:
- a CDS encoding polyprenyl synthetase family protein has protein sequence MHARVIELQKYFTEALLAEPAQGRPDELYAPMNYILSLGGKRLRPVMVLLGTELFDGNLEAALPAAKAVEWFHNFTLVHDDIMDEAPLRRGKPAVHEKWNRNIAILSGDAMLVKCYDFLLGLRPDVLASVTRLFNTTAVEVCEGQQLDMNFESRSDVTVDEYLHMIEYKTSVFLAAALEMGAIIAGADQSDAGHLYEFGRNIGIAFQLQDDLLDVYGDQEKVGKQVGGDILSDKKTFLWLTAEEQATAEQRNQLHALIGVNGKDLEKVKTVRGIYDELNIPTQVRAKMDSFYDIGLQHLDDVRVSAEKKIPLMQLAESLMQREH, from the coding sequence ATGCACGCCCGCGTCATTGAGCTTCAAAAATACTTCACCGAAGCGCTCCTCGCCGAACCCGCACAGGGACGACCCGACGAGCTCTATGCGCCGATGAACTACATCCTTTCGCTGGGTGGTAAACGCCTCAGACCGGTGATGGTGTTGCTAGGTACCGAACTGTTCGATGGCAACCTCGAAGCCGCCCTTCCTGCCGCTAAGGCAGTAGAATGGTTTCACAATTTCACCCTGGTTCACGACGACATCATGGACGAGGCGCCGCTACGCCGTGGAAAGCCGGCGGTGCACGAAAAATGGAACCGGAATATCGCCATCCTCAGCGGTGATGCCATGCTGGTGAAATGCTACGATTTTCTTCTGGGCCTGCGGCCCGATGTGCTTGCGTCCGTCACGCGGTTGTTCAATACGACTGCCGTAGAAGTATGCGAGGGCCAACAGCTCGATATGAACTTCGAATCGCGATCCGATGTCACCGTCGACGAGTACCTGCATATGATCGAGTACAAGACCTCGGTTTTTTTGGCAGCGGCGCTGGAAATGGGAGCGATTATTGCCGGTGCCGACCAAAGCGATGCGGGGCATTTATACGAATTCGGGCGAAACATCGGGATCGCCTTTCAGCTGCAAGATGACCTGCTCGATGTTTACGGCGACCAGGAAAAAGTCGGGAAACAAGTGGGCGGCGATATCCTGAGCGATAAAAAAACATTTTTGTGGCTCACGGCCGAAGAACAAGCCACCGCTGAGCAAAGAAATCAACTGCACGCTCTTATTGGCGTGAACGGAAAAGACCTCGAAAAGGTAAAAACCGTTCGGGGCATTTACGACGAGCTCAATATTCCGACCCAGGTACGTGCAAAAATGGACTCGTTTTACGATATTGGGCTGCAACATCTTGATGACGTGCGAGTTTCGGCCGAGAAAAAAATCCCGCTCATGCAACTCGCCGAGTCGCTCATGCAACGAGAACACTGA